The stretch of DNA CGGTGACGGTGATCCGCGACGGCGAGCGCCGGACCGTGGACGTGACGCTGGGGACGCGGCCGGACCCGCGATAAAGCCCGCGTGGGAGCGACGCCGGACGACGAGCGAGAACGGCGCGGGGCCGCGGCCCGAGTTACTCCTCCATCCGTTCGACGAGATCCTCGAACTGCTGTTTCCGTTCCTCGACAGCCTCCTCGCGGAGCACCTCCTCGTCCTCTGTCGGGCACGCAAGCGACGGCACTTCCGCCGGGGTCCCCTCCTCGTCGAGCGCGACGAAGGTGAAGAAGGAAGCCGTCGTCTTTCGTTCCTCGCCTTCCCGGGGATCCTCCGCGCGCACGTCGACTTTCACGTCGACACTGGTGCGGCCGGTGTTGAACACGTACGCTTGGACCACCGCCACCTCGCCGAGGTCGATCGGCGAGATGAAGTCGACGTGATCCATCGACGCCGTGACGACCTGTCGGTTCGCGAAGCGCATCCCCGCGATGGCGCCACAGATGTCCATCCAGTGGAGGACGGCGCCCCCGAGCGCCCGGCCGAGGTTGTTCGTGTCGTTCGGGAGGAGGAGCTCGGTCATCTCGGTGTACGACTCCGCGAGCGTCGCCGTCTGGGTCATGGGCACCGCTCCGGCCGCGGCGCACTCAAAGCCGCCGATCCCGTCGATGGCGGGCTACTCGTCGCCGTCGGGGCGGTCGACACCGAGCTCCTCGCGGCTGCGGCCCGCCGCGTCGAGCACGTCGTCGTCGATCTCGATCGGGCAGTCCACCCGCACCGCGATCGCGACAGCGTCGCTGGGTCGGGCGTCGAAGGTGCGCGACTCGGGCTCGCCATCCTCGTAGCGCTGGGCGTCGATCTTCGCGTAGAACGTCCCCTCTCGGAGCTCGTCGATCCGCACGCGGTCGAACGCCCCGCCGAACTCCGTCACCATCTCGACGAGCAGGTCGTGCGTCAGCGGCCGATCGAACGGGTCGCCCGCGAGCCCGCGCTGGATCGCGTCGGCCTGATCGTCGGTGACGAAGACGGGGAGATACTCCCCGCTGGCGCGCAGCAGCGCGGCCGGGACCTCCTCCCCCGACGGCGTATTCCCCGTCGCGATGCCGGTGAGTTCGGCGACGTGGTTCATGATGGCAGGATCGGCTCGAACCCGCAAATAGCTGTCGCGGGACCGAACGTTCATGCTGCCGGCCCGCGAACGTCCGGCCGATGGACTGCCGAGTCGTGCTGGAGGCGGCGGTACCGGTCTACGACGTGGTGACGCCCGATGCAGCCGTCGGCGCGGCCATCTCGAAGGTCGGGAAGCAGCTCAACCCCGACCTTTCCTACGTGGATATCGAGCCCCGCAACCGTCGCTCGCCCCGGGGTGCCGAGCTTCCGCCGGCGACCGTCGCCGCCGGCGAGGGGCTGGTCGCGCTCGAACTCGGGATGACGGTGTACGACGTCGAGAGCGAGGATCACGCCGTCCGGATCGCGCGCTCGGAGATCGGCAGCCGGCTGGAAGGAATCCCGCTCGAACGCCTCTCCTGTGAGCCGGCCGAGGAGGACGAGAGCGAGACTGGGGAGATCGACGCCACCGAAGACGTCGAGCCGGCGGACGACGGCGACGAGGAGGCACTGCTCCCGGAGTTCGAAGAGATGGTCGAACAGCATCGGGAGTGAAACCGATCACGGCGTGTGACCTGCCGCGCGCTCCGTCGCGCCGCCGCGGAGCCCATGCCGTGATCGTGTAGTAACCCAGTCGCGGCGCGCGACCGGCGACCGACGCCATGTCGGTCGTCGGAACCGATCCCGTGATCGTGTAACACCGAGTTTCGGCGCGTGCCTGCCGCGCGCTCTGTTCGCTGCGAACGGCACCGCCGCTCCCGAGCGTGAGTCGCAGGAGGTGATGTCGGCGCGTCAGTCGGCCGTCGCGGGGATCGCTTCCGTCTCGTCCGGTGAGCCAGTCAGTCCGTCGACGAGTTCGAAGACGGCGCGCTTGTGGTCGGTTTTCGAGCGGTGGATCGACGTCGGCTGGACCCCGAACTCCTCGTAGCCGCTCAGGTCGACGTCCGGTTCCCCGGTCTCTTCGTACTCGGCTCGTACCTCCGAGAGAAGACCGTGGAGGTGAATGAGCTCCTGTTTCTTCATATCCACCGTTCTCTACCGTCCGGAGGGTTATAGGGTTACTTTGAGTATTGTTAACAAACAAGGCCCACACAGCGGCTGGTTCGCCCGAAATCGGCGAAATCAGTGAAACCGCCAACATGTCGGGCGTGCCGCGGCGGCGTTCCGCCGTGCACCCGGATCGACGTCGTCGCCCTCGTGCGGATCGTTAGCGTGATCACGACCCGCCCGTCGGGTTTCAGACGTTTCAAGTCGGTCCACGCGGAGGTCCGGGTATGGAGACCACCGATCCGGCGTCGCTGATCGAGCGGGCCCGCGACGCCCTCGACGCCGCCTACGTCCCCTACTCCGAGTATCGCGTCGGCGCTGCGGTCCTCACCGACGCCGGGGAGATCTTTACCGGCTGTAACATCGAGAACGCCAACTACAGCAATGCCCTCCACGCCGAGGAGGTCGCGGTCGGCAGCGCGGTCCGGGCGGGCCACCGCTCGATCGCGGCGGTCGCGGTCACCTCCGCGGAGCGCGACGGCGTCACGCCGTGTGGGATGTGCCGACAGACCCTCGCGGAGTTCGGCGACGAGGACGTGCCGGTGTACTGCGACACGGGCGACGGGGAGTACAACGAGTACTCGCTGGGCGAGCTCATCCCCGACACGATCACCCCGGGGATGCTGGGGATCGACCCCGAAGCCGACGACGACTGACCCCGAACCCGCGGAAGCCATTTGCCCCCCGGGGCCATACGGCCGTACATGTACGTCCGCGACGCACGGAACCGGGACGAGGCGTGGTTGCTCGACCGGATCGAGGAGATGGGGCTCGACAGCACCGCCTTCCGCTCGCGGGACTACGTGATCGCGGTCGACGAACGGACGAACGACCGGGCCGGCTTCGGCCGCTACCGCATCCACAAGACCGACCAGGGGGAGGTCTGTGAGCTCACCGGGATCGGCGTCGTGGACGGCTGGCGCGGGCAGGGTGTCGGCGCCCACGTCGTCGAGCGGCTGATCGACCTCGCGGCCGACAACGAGTTCGAGACGGTGTACTCGATCACCGATAGCGACGACTACCTCCAACAGTTCGGCTTCGAGACCGCCGACGCCGACGCGCGCCCGCCGGTGATCCGCGACCGACTCGAACAGAAACGCGAGGAGGTCGACGAGGACGTGGCCGTCGTGGCGATCGACACCGGTGCCTTCGAGATGCCCGCCGAGCTCCGCGAGCGGTTCAAGAACGCCGAGAAAGGCGGCAACGAGACCGAGGAGCCCGAGGAGAGCGCCGAGGACTTCGGCATCGACGCGGAGGAAGCGACGTACAAGTACGACACCGGATAGTCCGTTCCGCCGGCTCTACTCGTCCTCGTCGGGATCCTCCCCGCGAGCCCGTTTGTACATCGCGAGCGCCTCCTCGCGACGCTCGCTATGGTCGACGATCGGGTCCGGGTAGTCGACGCCCAGCTCCTCACGTTCCGCGTCGCTCTTCTCGACCCAGCCGTGGATCTCTTCGGCGTCGAGCCCCCGGAGCTCAGGGACGTACTCCCTGATGTACTCGGCGTCGGGGTCGTATCGCTCGCCCTGCGTGGCGGGGTTGAAGATCCGGAAGTACGGCTGGGCGTCGGTGCCGGTCGAGGCCGCCCACTGCCAGCCGCCGTTGTCGTTCGCGGTGTCGTGGTCGACGAGCCGGTCGCGGAAGTGGGCGTAGCCCGCCCGCCAGTCCCACAGCAGATCCTTCGTGAGGAAGGAGGCGACGATCATCCGCACGCGGTTGTGCATCCACGCCTCCTCGCGGAGCTGACGCATCCCGGCGTCGACGATCGGATAGCCCGTCTCGCCGGCCTTCCACGCGGCGAGCTCGTCGTCGTCGTTGCGCCAGTCGATCGGCTTCTCGTAGGACTTGTAGTTCGCCGTCACGATCTCGGGGTTGAAGTAGAGCACCTGCGCGTAGAACTCCCGCCACGCTAACTGCGACTGGAACGTCCGGACGCTCTCCTGCGCCGGCCCGAGTTCGTCGTTGTCGTCGCCGTCCGCCTCACCCCCTGACTCGTCCCGCTGTTGGTCGCGTCGTTCGGCCTCCTCCATCGCCGCTTCGGTCGCGTCGTACACCTCCCGAAGGCCGATGGTCCCGAACCGGAGGTGTGGCGAGAGCCGCGAACTCCCCTCCCGCGCAGGGTACTCCCGTTCTTCCTCGTACTCGAAGATCCCCGCCGAACAGAACGCTTCGAGCCGGTCGCGGGCAGCCGTCGTTCCTCCGGCCTGCACGTCGGCGTCCGGCTCCTCGAACCCCAACTCCTCGATCGACGGAAGCTCTGCCTGCAGCGCGTCGTCGAGGTCGAACTCACCTGTGAACGAGTCCACCAGCGCGTTCGGGGCGAGCGCGTCGGCGTCCGCGAGGTCACCAGCGTCGGGCGCCTCGAACGGGTCGGGCTTCTCGCGGTCGCGCCACTTCTTCCAGAAGTAGGTGTACACCGAGTACGGCTCGCCGGCGTTGGTCCGGATCGTTCCCGGCTCGTGGAGCACCGCGTCGTGGTGCGTTTCCGTGTCGACGCCCGCCCCGTCGAGCGCCGCCTCGACTCGGTCGTCGCGGTCCTGTGCCAGCCCGGAGTAGTCCGCGTTCCAGTGGACTGTCCCGGTGTCGACGGCCGCCGCGAGCGCGGGCAGCACCTCGGCGGGGTCACCCCGGGCCACCACGAGATCGCTCCGCCGTTCTCGGTACGCCTCACGGAGTTCCGCGAGCGAGTCGAGCATGAACCGCACTCGGGCGTCGCTCCCGTGTTCGAGCACGGCTGAATCGAAGACGAACACCGGAACCACTCCGTCGGCATCGTCGGCCGCCGCCGCAAGCCCGCGGTTATCGCTCGCCCGCAGATCCCGTCGGTGCCAGAAGATCGCCATACCGGCACGTCGGCCGGCGGTTCCCTGAAACTACTGGCACCGGCCCCCACAAACGTTTATCAGCCATCGCGCGCCAGTTCTACCCCACGAGAACCGACAATGTCCCCGCGACGTCCCTCCAGCCCGCGCCTCCGCGTCGGAAGCATCGCCGTCGTGCTCGTGCTGGCGGTTGCTGCGCCGCCGACGGTGGCCGCTGTCGGCGGCCCCAGCACCGCCGAGCAGCTTGACGAAACGGCTGCCCCAGCCGTGGGGAACCTCAGCGCGACACTCCCACCGCCCGACGCGGAACCGGACGAGATCCGTGCTGCCGCAGCGGCCGGCCGACTGGCACCGACCGACGCCGTCCACCCGAACGGCACCGTGCTGTTCCGGCTGAACGGCAGCACGGCCACGGAGCCGTCGAACGACTCCACGCTCGGCGACGTGCTGCAGTTCGGTATGCGCCAGACCGAGGCGTCGACGACGCCCGAGCGACTGCCGCTCCGGCTGAACACGTCGAGATCCGGCGACGCCGTCCGGACGTTCGTCGTCGACGATGACCGCTACGTCGTCGTCGATCTCCCGAACGCGACGTGGGAGTACGACGGCGAACCCGGAACTCACGCGCTCGACCCACGGCCCCGGGTCGCGCAGGGATACGTCGCGACCCTGACGATCGCCGCGAACGAGACGAGGATCTCCCGAAACACGACCGTCCAACTGACCGAACCACAGATCGACGGCGACGCCGAAGTCGACGCCGGCGAGGTCGCGATCCTGACCGTCGGCATGCCGGGCACGCGGGTCGCGACGCTCGTCGTCGGCACCGAGGACGCTGGCTCCCGTGCCGGGCTCATAGTCGTCGACGAGGACGCCGACGGCAGGGTCGACGTTCGGCTCGACACCGACGCCGAGAGTCTCGAAGCGGCGTTCAGCGCCGTCGGCGCGGACGTGGTTCGACGCCACCCGGCCGCCGGGTTCACGACGTGGAACGGGACGCTCCCGCCGGGCGAGTATCGGCTCGGGGCCGACGTCGGGGAGCCCGAAACGGTCGCCGCGGAGCGGTACGACTGGGGGCCGGTGCTGACGGTCGGCGAGCCAGCCTCCGGTTCGGCGACGCCGACAGCCACCGCTTCGCCGACGACCACGCAGTCATCGACACCGACGCAGTCGCCGACATCGACTGAGACAACCACGGCGACTGCCGTAACGACGACGGAGTCGCCCGGGTTCGGTGTCGTGACCGCGGTGCCCGCGCTGGCGGTCGTCGTGTTCGTCGCGAGAGGGAACCGGCTGGAGCTCTGACCCCCTCGACCGGCGAATTTTGCCGATAGCGCGGCGTCAACGGGGCCCAAACACCGTTCGGAAGGGAAGCGTTTAGTTCGCCCCGGAAAACCGACAGATAGCGGTCGGATCCTCCGCCAGCCCCCGCCCAGTATCGCCCTCCGCCGGAGCGACTGTGCTTCCAGCACCGGCCAACGCCGCCGAACCCCGGAGCGATCAGGGGATGGGGTCGCGGGCCGTCGATCCGACACGATCCATGAACGCACGACACACCGCACTCTCACTCGCAGTCGTACTGCTCGTCGCCGCCGCCGCACCCGCGGCCGCGACCGCACCTATCGGCGAGGATGCCGTCGGCGACCTCACCGTGACGACGGCGCCGGCGACCGCCTCGGCCTCTGCTGCCGCGGAGGCTGCCACGGCGGCCGACTCGACCGATAGCCTCGTCGCCGCGAGCGACGTGGCCGTGTTCCGACTCAACGCCTCCGGCGTGCCCGCCGAAGCCGACGACGACGGGACGCTGCTCGGCGACGAACTGACGCTCTCGCTCCGACAGACCGCGAGCAGCGTCGACACGAACGCCACCGCGAAGACGATGGATGCGACCGCCGACAGCGACGGGGTCGCCGTCCGCGCCACCGAGAGTGCCGTCTACGTCGCGGTCGACCTCGCGACGGCGGCGTTCCAGCAGGGCAACGGCACCCCGACCGCGGCGGTCGGGGACAGTTTCACCGCCACGGCGACGGTGACCGACGCGGTCACCGAGGGCGAGAACTACACTCGAACGGCGACGTTCGGCGTCGTCGAGCCGTCGGTCAACTTCGTCGGCGGCGTCGACGAAGCGACCGCCGGCGACACCGCCGAGTTCACCGCCGCGACGCTGCTTTCTCCCGGCACCTCGCTGACGGTCGCACTCTCGCCCAGCGAGACCGGTGAGACACAGACCACACAGGTGACTGTCGGCGCAGACGGCCGCGCGACCGGCGAACTCTCCTTCGACGGGTTCGACGCGGGCGAGGAGTACACGGTTCGCGTCACCGCCGAGGAGACCGACCTGAACGCGACCGTGACGGGCACGACGGGGGCCGCTTCGACCGACACGCCCGCCCCGACCGAGAGCCCCACGGTGACTGACACCACAGCGTCGAGCGAGACCAGTACGTCCGGACCCGGCTTCGGCGTCGTCGCCGCGCTGCTCGCGCTGCTCGGTGCCGGCGCCGTCGTCGGCCGTCGCGCGTAACCCCCGGAGTATCGAAGCGAAACCCCTTTTCGATCCTCCCCCGCAGTCGGCGTGTGAACCAGGAACGCCTGCAGTTCTGGTCGCTCTACCTCTCTCGGTTCGCGACGGGCTTTGGCTACTCGACGCTCGCGCTGCTGATCCCGTTCTACATCGAGGTGCTGAACGCCTCGGACTTCATGGGCGGGCTGTTCATCACGGGGTTTACGCTGGCACAGACGATCGTGGTGATCCCGCTGGCGTGGGCGGGCGACCGTTTCGACAAGAAGAAAGTGCTGCTCGGGGTGTTGAGCGTGAGCGTGCTCGCCTACGTCGCGTTCGCGAACGTCCAGCCGATCGGCGACGCCGTCGCCGGCGTCGCGGGCTCGTTCCTCGGCGTGGAGCTCTCGACGAGCTTCGCCGACAGCACCGCGTTCATCGGCGTCCGCGCGCTGCAGGGCGTCGCCGTCACCGGTTCGGGGCTGATGACGCTCTCGCTCGTCGGCGAGCTCGCCGACCACGGCGAGCGGGCCAACAGCATCGGGAAGGCCAACTCGGTCCGCTTCCTCGCGTCGATCCTCGGGATGATCATCGCGGGCGGACTGTACCAGGTCATCGGCTTCACGCCGATCTACACGGTCATCGTCGCCTCCTTCGCGCTCGCGATCGCGGGCGTCTGGCTCTACCTCCCGGCCGACGAGAGCCGCTCGTACGGCAACCCGTTCGCGGGGCTGGCGCTCAACAAGCGCATCATCACGCTCACCTCGTTCCGCGCGCAGTACGCCGTCGCCGTCACCGTCGTCCGGTCGTGGGTGAGCATCTTCGCCGGCGTCTCGGCGGCCCGGGGCGGGCTGGCGTACGCCGGGCTGGCGGTCGCGTTCGTCCTCGTCGCCGAGAAGCTCACGAACATGCTCTGTCAGCCGTTCACCGGCCGCCTCTCCGACGACTACGGGCGCTCGCTGTTCGTGTTCGCCGGCGGCGGCGCGTACGGGCTGGTCGCGCTCGCGGTCCCGTTCACGCCGGCGATCGGGGCGGCGATCGGGCTCCCCGAGACGTACGAGCTGATCGTCCCGTCGCTGCTCAGCGACCTGGTCGGCGTCGGCGCGGGGTACTCGCTGCTCGGGAAGCTCGGTCCGGCCTTTATCCCCCTCCTCGTGATCAACGGCCTGCTCGGCGTCGTCGACGCGTTCCGGGAGCCCGCGAGCATGGCGCTGTTCGCCGACGAGGGCGCCGACGAGGGCGGGATCGCCGCCAGCTTCGGCATCCGCGAGCTCGTCTGGCGCCCGGGAAGCGTGCTCGGCCCCGTGCTCGCCGGCTGGCTCTGGAGCCAGTACGGCATCGCGACGGTGTTCTTCGTCGGCGGCGCGTTCGCGGTGACGGGCGCGCTCACGTTCGCGGTCGTACTCACGTGGTTCCACGGCCGCGGCGCGCTGACGGAGTGGTAGCTCAGCGGCCGTCGCCGCGCTCGAACGCGGCCAGTCGGTTCAGCGCGATCGCCGTCCGAAGCGGCGTTCCGGCGTCGCCGCGGTCGAACAGCAGCCCGTCGGTGTCGCGGACGTGGTCCAGCACCACCTCGGAGGCGTGCTCCGGCGCGCCCGCGACCCCGGCGTCGGTCCGTTCGACCCACTCCATCACCCGCAGGTCCGACTTCGAGTCGCCGAGCACCAGCGCGAACGGGTCGTCGATGCCGAGCACGTCGAAGGCGGCCTCGACGCCGGCGACCTTGTCGAGTTCGAGCGACGTGATCTCCGCGGCGTCGGCCTCGTAGTACCCAACGTCCACGCGTTCGAACAGCTCCCTGACCGGCTCCGGGACGGTGATCTCGGGGACTGACGCACCAACGCGGTCGAGCACGGCGGCGATCTCGGCGTCGGCGGCGGCGTAGTAGGCGCGGGCCCATCTCTCCGCGTCCCCGTCGATTCCGGTCTCCGCGGCGACTGCCCGGCCCAGCGAGTCGATCTGGTGGCGCAACGCCTCGTCGATCACCGCCCGCGCGTCGTCGCTGCCGGTCTCGTGGTTGGGCTTGAGGGTGACGTTGAACTCGTTGCCCTGGAGGTGACAGCCGCGGGCGACCGCCTGCGGGGCGTCGCCGAGCGCGCTTGACCGCACCTGCTCGAACACGCGCCGGACCGACGGCGCCAGCTCCTCGTACAGCAGCTGCTTGGTGTCCGAGCCGTGCCCGGGCGTGAACACGCCGTTGCCGGCCTCGTACACGACCGAGAGATCGCCCGAGTGGACGAGCTCGCTGCCGAGCCCCTGCACGAGAAACCCCTTCACGTTCTCCAGCGTCTGCCCGGTGCAGATCACGATCGGCACCCCGTCGTCGTGCAGTTCCGTCAGCAGATGGAGCGTCTCGCGGGGGATCTCGTTGTCCGTGCTCCCCGCCGAGCGCAGCGTCTCGTCCACGTCGAGCACGAGCACGTTGATCGCCCGCCCCTCGCGTTCCCAGAGGTCGGCGGCCGTCCTCGCGGTCTCCCGGGTCGCGCGGCTGGCGATGTCGGCGTACGCGGCCCCGAACGCGTCGACGATCCGGCCGTTCCGACTCTCGAAGTCCGCACGTGCGGTCTCCCACCGCTCCAGCGCGGCCGTCGAGTCCACCGGCGGGAACAGCTCCACGAAGTCGCGCAGGGAACGGATCGACGCGGTGTCGAACTCGTCGTACAGCCGGTCGAGCCGTTCGCGGTGGTCGACGCCCGAGCGGTCGGGGTTTCGCATGGCTCAAATCTTTACTCACTATAGGATAAACGTTTTGTGCGGCTGTGTGATACGGTGTTGCATGGACGCAGTTGTGCTGCACGAAGACGGCTTGCCGCGGCTGGTCGACCGGCCGCGGCCGGATCCGGGACCCGGCGAGGCGCTGATCCGGGTCGATCGGGTCGGCATCGACGGCACCGATCGCGAGGTACTCGACGGCGTACACGGCGGCGTCGAGGCGTCGATGGTGCTCGGCCACGAGGCTGTCGGCACCGTGGCGGAGCCGAACGGGACGGGGTTCGAGGTCGGCGACACGGTCGTCCCGACTGTCCGGCGGCCGCCCGGGGGGTACAACGAGTACTTCCGCCGGGGCGAGCCCGACATGGCGCCGATGGACGAGACCGTCGAGTGCGGCATCGACGGCGCCGACGGGTTCATGGCCGAGTACGTCGCCGTCCCGAGCGAGTACCTCGTCCCGCTGCCCGAGCGGCTGGCGCCGTACGGGTTCCTCGTCGAACCGCTGTCGATCTCCGCGAAGGCGCTGGAGCTGGCAGCGGCGTCCCGCGAGCCGTTCACGTGGGACCGCGACCGCGCGCTGGTGCTCGGGACGGGGTCGCTGGGGCTGCTGACGGTTCCCGTGCTCGCCGAACGGTTCGAGGGGGTGTACTGTCTCGGCCGCCGTGACCGCGACGACCCCGCGGTCGAGCTCGCGATCGAGGCCGGCGCGACGTACGTCGACTCCCGCGAGACGCCGGTCGAGTCGGTGCCCGAGGCGTACGCGCCGATGGATCTGGTGTTCGAGGCGACCGGCTACGCGCCACACGCGGTCCAGTCGGTGTCGGCGCTGGCGCCAAACGGCGTCGCGGCGCTGCTCGGGGTGCCGGAGCCCCACACTGCCGAGGTGGATCTCGCCGACTTCCACCGCGAACTGGTGCTCGGCAACCGTGCGACGGTCGGCTCGGTCAACGCCGGCTACACCGACTTCGAGCGGGCGATCGAGTGGCTCGACGCGATGCCGGCGTCGGTCCGCTCGGCGTTCGTCGAGCACGTCTACCCAATCGAGGAGTTCGAGGCGGCGCTGGACAGCGACGTTATCAAGGCGGCAGTCGAACTCGACCCATGAAGAACGTCGACGACCTAATCGAGGAGGCACGCTCGCTCGCCGACCGCGGCTTCTCGAAGGGGGAGATCGCCGACGAGCTCAACGTCTCCCGGGAAACCGCCTCGTGGCTGGTCGAGCGTGCCGGCGCCACGCCCGCTCAGGGCGGCGGCCCGGGCGACATCCACGTCGACTGGTCGGCGGTCGGCCGGGACTCCTCGCGGCTGGGCAACGTCGCAGCCGCGCTGGCGGACCTCCTCTCGAAGAAAGGTGAGGACGTGGACCTGACCGTCGGCGTCGAGAAAGCCGGCGGTCCGCTCGCGACGACCGTTGCGACGGAGCTCGACACGGATCTCGCGACGTACACGCCCCGAAAACACCAGTGGGAGGAGGGCAGCATCGAGAACCTTGAGGGCGGCTTCTCCCGGAACTTCGCGGAGGTCCGCGAGCGGGAGTGTTACATCGTCGACGACACCATCACCTCCGGCACCACGATGCAGGAGACGATCGACGCCGTCCGTGCCCGCGGGGGCGAGCCCGTCGCCTGCGGCGTGCTCGCGGACAAGCGCGGCGTCGACGAAGTCGACGGCGTGCCGGTGTACTCGCTACTACAGGTGATCCGGGTCGGCGACGGCGCCTGAGTTCAGCGGTCGATCTCGTCGGCACCGCCGTCGACCACCGCCGCCACTTCTTCCGGCGTCACGACTGCCGCGTCGCCCGCGACGGTCCGCTTCAGCGCCGCGGTCGCGGTCGCGGCGTCGAGCGCGCTCGGAACCGAACTGCCGGTCAACAGGCTCGCGAGCAGCCCGCCGACGAACGCGTCGCCGGTCCCGACCGGGTCGAGAGTGTCGGTTTCCAGCGCGTCGGCTTCGTGGATCTCGCCGCTGTGGGCGGCGACTGCGCCCGCCTCGCCGCGGGTCACGACTACCGCCTCGCAGTCGTGTTCGACGCCGAGGCTGTGTGCGATCTGCCCGGCCTCGCCGTCGCGGTCCAGCACGGCCTCGGCGTCGCGTTCCGCGACGACCAGCACGTCGACGTGTTCGAACAGCGGACGGAGTTTGTCGGCTGCTTCGGCGGGCGTCCAGAGCTTCGATCGGTAGTTGAGATCGAACGCGCGCGTGATGCCGGCGTCGCCCGCCGCTTTCAGAAGCGCCGCGGTCGTCTCTCGCAGCGTCTCCGAGAGCGCGGGCGTGATCCCGCTGGTGTAGAACGCGTCCGCGGCGCGAACGCGGTCGACCGCTAACTCGTCTGGCGTCGCCGTCCGGATCGCGGCGTCCTCACGGTCGTAGACGACGGTGGTCCCGCGGGGCTTCCCGCCCGGCTCGAGGTAGTACGTCCCGACACGCCCCTCACCGGTCGCGACGAGGGGCTCGACGCCGTGTTCGCGAACTCCACGCTCCACGCGGCGGGCCAGCGGCGAGTCGGGCAGCTTCGACAGCCACGCCGCCTCACAGCCGAGTTGGGCCGCGGCCACGGCGACGTTGCTCTCGGCGCCGCCGACGTGGACCGCGAGCTCGTCGGCCGTCTCGAGGCGGTCGCCGGCCGGGGGGCTGTACCGCAGCATGCTCTCGCCGAAGGTGGCGAGCGTCGGTTTCGGGCCGTCGCCGCCGGCGGATAGGCTCATACCGGGTCGAACAGTTCCTCGCCGTCGACTAAGTGTTTGGCCACGGCGTCGCGGTCGAGGGTGACGCCGAGCCCCGGCTTTTCGGGCACCTCGATCGAGCCGTCGACGATCACGTCCTCCTCGACCAGATCCTCCCACCAGCCGAGCTCGTAGGAGTGGTACTCGACCGCCAGCGAGTTCGGCACCGCGGCGCCGACGTGGGCCGCCGCGACCGTCGCGATCGGCGAGGCGACGTTGTGCATCGCGACGGGGACGTAGTACTGGTTTGCCACGTCGGCGATCTTCCGCGTCTCACGCATCCCGCCGACCTTGGGCAGGTCGGGGGCGACGATGTCGACGGCCCCGTCCTCGATCAGCCGGCGGAGCTCGGTCACGCGGTAGCGGTTCTCCCCGACCGTGATCGGCGTCGTCGTCGACTTCGTGACTTCCTCCTGCACGTCGAGGTTCTCCGGCGGGACGGGATCTTCGAGCCACCACACGTCGTACGGCTCCAGCTTCTCGGCGAGCCGTTTGGCGCTGCCGCCGGAGAACGTCCAGTGGCAGTCGAAGGCCACGTCC from Halolamina sediminis encodes:
- a CDS encoding alcohol dehydrogenase catalytic domain-containing protein translates to MDAVVLHEDGLPRLVDRPRPDPGPGEALIRVDRVGIDGTDREVLDGVHGGVEASMVLGHEAVGTVAEPNGTGFEVGDTVVPTVRRPPGGYNEYFRRGEPDMAPMDETVECGIDGADGFMAEYVAVPSEYLVPLPERLAPYGFLVEPLSISAKALELAAASREPFTWDRDRALVLGTGSLGLLTVPVLAERFEGVYCLGRRDRDDPAVELAIEAGATYVDSRETPVESVPEAYAPMDLVFEATGYAPHAVQSVSALAPNGVAALLGVPEPHTAEVDLADFHRELVLGNRATVGSVNAGYTDFERAIEWLDAMPASVRSAFVEHVYPIEEFEAALDSDVIKAAVELDP
- the kdgK1 gene encoding bifunctional 2-dehydro-3-deoxygluconokinase/2-dehydro-3-deoxygalactonokinase, with protein sequence MSLSAGGDGPKPTLATFGESMLRYSPPAGDRLETADELAVHVGGAESNVAVAAAQLGCEAAWLSKLPDSPLARRVERGVREHGVEPLVATGEGRVGTYYLEPGGKPRGTTVVYDREDAAIRTATPDELAVDRVRAADAFYTSGITPALSETLRETTAALLKAAGDAGITRAFDLNYRSKLWTPAEAADKLRPLFEHVDVLVVAERDAEAVLDRDGEAGQIAHSLGVEHDCEAVVVTRGEAGAVAAHSGEIHEADALETDTLDPVGTGDAFVGGLLASLLTGSSVPSALDAATATAALKRTVAGDAAVVTPEEVAAVVDGGADEIDR
- the gfcR gene encoding transcriptional regulator GfcR, which translates into the protein MKNVDDLIEEARSLADRGFSKGEIADELNVSRETASWLVERAGATPAQGGGPGDIHVDWSAVGRDSSRLGNVAAALADLLSKKGEDVDLTVGVEKAGGPLATTVATELDTDLATYTPRKHQWEEGSIENLEGGFSRNFAEVRERECYIVDDTITSGTTMQETIDAVRARGGEPVACGVLADKRGVDEVDGVPVYSLLQVIRVGDGA
- a CDS encoding MFS transporter, yielding MNQERLQFWSLYLSRFATGFGYSTLALLIPFYIEVLNASDFMGGLFITGFTLAQTIVVIPLAWAGDRFDKKKVLLGVLSVSVLAYVAFANVQPIGDAVAGVAGSFLGVELSTSFADSTAFIGVRALQGVAVTGSGLMTLSLVGELADHGERANSIGKANSVRFLASILGMIIAGGLYQVIGFTPIYTVIVASFALAIAGVWLYLPADESRSYGNPFAGLALNKRIITLTSFRAQYAVAVTVVRSWVSIFAGVSAARGGLAYAGLAVAFVLVAEKLTNMLCQPFTGRLSDDYGRSLFVFAGGGAYGLVALAVPFTPAIGAAIGLPETYELIVPSLLSDLVGVGAGYSLLGKLGPAFIPLLVINGLLGVVDAFREPASMALFADEGADEGGIAASFGIRELVWRPGSVLGPVLAGWLWSQYGIATVFFVGGAFAVTGALTFAVVLTWFHGRGALTEW
- a CDS encoding HAD hydrolase family protein, whose protein sequence is MRNPDRSGVDHRERLDRLYDEFDTASIRSLRDFVELFPPVDSTAALERWETARADFESRNGRIVDAFGAAYADIASRATRETARTAADLWEREGRAINVLVLDVDETLRSAGSTDNEIPRETLHLLTELHDDGVPIVICTGQTLENVKGFLVQGLGSELVHSGDLSVVYEAGNGVFTPGHGSDTKQLLYEELAPSVRRVFEQVRSSALGDAPQAVARGCHLQGNEFNVTLKPNHETGSDDARAVIDEALRHQIDSLGRAVAAETGIDGDAERWARAYYAAADAEIAAVLDRVGASVPEITVPEPVRELFERVDVGYYEADAAEITSLELDKVAGVEAAFDVLGIDDPFALVLGDSKSDLRVMEWVERTDAGVAGAPEHASEVVLDHVRDTDGLLFDRGDAGTPLRTAIALNRLAAFERGDGR